One genomic segment of Catalinimonas alkaloidigena includes these proteins:
- a CDS encoding RHS repeat-associated core domain-containing protein — protein MGDDHYYPFGLTHNQKPGRELNNKYLYNGIELQTDLGWDNYLAEYRSYDPAIGRWGQIDPKTSERESPYVGFGNNPILYSDFLGDTVVVGNISWIDKALDFVGYETDAMAYKRQVEADLDQLKKDDSEVAKVITELENSPNTHKIEIPEDDGKGNRVTYNTEKLDKGESQGTNIGYDPNNEKSVRGDKRTPRASLAHELQHSYDTDIDITPEKIEVAGVPLREINAVRLENKVRKVTGDKKRTTYGGKKIPSYLLDY, from the coding sequence ATTGGAGATGATCACTACTACCCATTCGGATTAACACACAACCAAAAACCAGGGAGGGAACTCAATAATAAGTACCTCTATAATGGGATTGAATTACAGACTGACTTAGGTTGGGATAATTATCTTGCTGAATACAGAAGTTATGATCCTGCTATCGGGAGGTGGGGACAGATCGACCCTAAAACATCTGAAAGGGAAAGTCCATACGTGGGATTTGGGAATAATCCAATTTTATATTCTGACTTTTTAGGTGATACAGTTGTAGTTGGAAATATTTCATGGATAGACAAGGCTTTAGATTTTGTCGGTTATGAAACTGATGCAATGGCCTATAAAAGGCAAGTAGAAGCTGATTTAGATCAGCTGAAAAAAGATGATTCAGAAGTTGCTAAGGTGATAACCGAGCTTGAAAACAGTCCAAATACGCATAAAATAGAAATACCAGAAGATGATGGTAAAGGTAATAGAGTTACGTACAATACAGAAAAACTTGATAAGGGGGAATCTCAGGGCACTAATATTGGCTATGATCCAAATAATGAAAAGTCAGTTAGAGGAGATAAAAGAACTCCGAGAGCGTCATTAGCTCATGAATTACAGCATTCTTATGACACTGATATTGACATAACACCAGAAAAAATTGAAGTAGCTGGAGTGCCTTTGCGTGAAATAAATGCAGTTAGGCTCGAGAATAAGGTTAGAAAAGTAACAGGTGATAAAAAAAGGACTACATATGGAGGAAAAAAAATCCCATCGTATCTATTGGATTATTAA
- a CDS encoding IS4 family transposase, producing MRTVQFCELATELNDEVRETSNERRIQAFFKDALLDYQQVAALLSRFLPPGEVSLSLDRTEWDFGQCQVNILCITACVGKVGLPLYFEMLDNKSGNSNYQDRIDLLKQCVRLLGKARIASVIMDREFIGHQWLTWLQKAEIPFCVRVPKHHTITLRNGETYQAEELMAHQSTRYFQNAIVDGVRVNVAIRRLANREMLYVIGTHFAKQLPHIYRKRWTIEVFFQSLKGRGFKLEGSHLRSLDKWKKLFALVCIAFAICLSLGREFLDKTQKVAIKKHGYPAKSTFRRGLDWFRQYLKGKHQADFDRLLKLFLRRVERTGACDYQLINIIG from the coding sequence ATGCGCACTGTGCAATTCTGTGAGTTAGCTACGGAACTGAATGATGAAGTACGAGAGACTTCAAATGAACGGCGCATCCAAGCTTTTTTCAAAGATGCTCTTCTTGATTATCAACAAGTAGCGGCCCTTCTATCTAGGTTTCTACCCCCCGGAGAAGTGAGTCTGAGTCTTGACCGTACGGAATGGGATTTTGGCCAGTGCCAGGTTAATATTTTATGTATCACCGCTTGTGTAGGTAAAGTGGGCTTGCCTTTATACTTTGAGATGTTGGATAATAAAAGTGGGAATAGCAACTATCAAGATCGGATCGATCTACTGAAGCAGTGTGTAAGGCTGCTAGGTAAAGCACGCATCGCTTCAGTCATTATGGATAGAGAATTTATCGGCCATCAGTGGCTGACTTGGCTTCAGAAGGCTGAAATTCCCTTCTGTGTCCGCGTTCCTAAACATCATACTATCACCTTGCGTAACGGTGAAACCTACCAAGCCGAAGAATTAATGGCTCACCAGTCTACACGGTACTTTCAAAATGCTATTGTGGATGGAGTAAGAGTTAATGTAGCTATTAGAAGACTGGCTAACCGAGAAATGTTGTATGTCATCGGTACTCACTTTGCTAAGCAGCTTCCGCACATATATCGCAAACGCTGGACCATAGAGGTTTTCTTTCAAAGTTTGAAAGGACGCGGTTTCAAATTGGAAGGTTCACATTTACGAAGTCTAGACAAGTGGAAAAAACTATTTGCTTTAGTGTGTATTGCTTTTGCTATTTGCCTGTCCTTAGGCAGAGAGTTCTTGGATAAAACACAAAAAGTAGCGATCAAAAAGCACGGCTATCCAGCCAAGAGTACTTTCCGCAGAGGGTTAGATTGGTTCCGGCAGTATTTAAAAGGCAAGCATCAAGCTGACTTTGATAGGCTGCTTAAACTATTTCTGCGAAGAGTAGAGCGAACTGGGGCCTGCGATTATCAACTGATAAATATCATCGGGTAG
- a CDS encoding SLC13 family permease, translating to MKIRFREIFPRFTEELKRLRHLERLAEVRPPIPSRRVQLFILAILLDVILVSLLFEHSELQRQAIFMTGIFVLAALLWVTESLPLFATAILIIGLEIILLANPGNWAGLGFEGGFSPDYREFLAPLSDPVIVLFFGGFILAHAVLKEGVDKAMASGILKAFGSKPFYVMLGLMLITALFSMWMSNTATTAMMITLVYPMLEQIPKGDPLRKGLLLAIPFAANIGGMGTPIASPPNAVAVSFLQQAGYEINFLEWVLIAAPLMAFLLVFAWLLLYNFFKPIDPSLELKPTPRKIDGRGWYVIIVMLITVLLWLSDQWHGLSTAVVALFPAIAFTATGLLGRSDVNSLEWHILILIMGGIALGVGMQLTGLDEVFVSYIPGEGSVVLAAMVIATILFSTFISNTAAANLLLPIGISFALQNTEIGMPGPVQLAVSIALSASLAMALPISTPPNTIAYSKGDLVTGDFTKSGIIIGGLAAMLIIALGNTIISFWTTY from the coding sequence TTGAAAATCCGATTCAGAGAAATCTTCCCCCGCTTTACTGAAGAATTAAAACGCCTGAGGCACCTTGAAAGATTGGCTGAGGTCAGGCCTCCTATACCTTCCCGGCGGGTGCAGCTTTTCATCCTGGCTATTCTGCTTGATGTCATACTCGTAAGCCTTCTGTTTGAGCATAGTGAACTTCAGCGTCAGGCTATTTTCATGACCGGAATTTTTGTGCTGGCAGCTCTGCTCTGGGTCACTGAGTCACTACCACTTTTTGCTACCGCTATTCTTATCATCGGCCTGGAAATTATTTTATTAGCCAACCCCGGAAACTGGGCAGGCCTGGGTTTTGAAGGAGGCTTTTCTCCTGATTACCGTGAGTTTCTGGCTCCTCTCTCCGATCCGGTAATTGTACTCTTTTTTGGAGGCTTTATACTGGCGCATGCTGTTCTCAAAGAAGGGGTAGACAAAGCGATGGCCAGCGGTATATTGAAAGCTTTTGGGAGTAAGCCGTTCTACGTCATGTTGGGCCTGATGCTTATCACTGCGCTTTTTTCCATGTGGATGAGCAATACCGCTACTACCGCCATGATGATTACGCTGGTATACCCCATGCTGGAGCAGATACCCAAAGGAGACCCGCTGCGCAAAGGGCTGCTGCTGGCCATTCCTTTTGCTGCCAATATCGGAGGTATGGGTACGCCTATCGCTTCCCCGCCCAATGCGGTAGCTGTATCTTTTTTGCAACAGGCGGGTTATGAAATAAACTTTCTGGAGTGGGTACTGATTGCCGCTCCTCTTATGGCTTTCCTTCTTGTATTTGCCTGGTTGCTGCTTTATAATTTCTTCAAGCCCATAGACCCATCGCTTGAACTCAAACCTACCCCTCGGAAGATTGACGGAAGAGGCTGGTACGTGATCATTGTCATGCTTATCACAGTTCTGCTTTGGCTCTCTGACCAGTGGCACGGATTATCTACTGCCGTAGTAGCCCTGTTTCCTGCCATTGCCTTTACAGCTACCGGCCTGCTCGGCAGAAGTGATGTCAATTCTTTAGAATGGCATATTCTGATCCTTATTATGGGAGGTATTGCTTTGGGCGTGGGAATGCAGCTTACTGGCCTGGATGAAGTCTTTGTATCTTATATTCCCGGAGAGGGAAGCGTAGTACTGGCAGCCATGGTGATCGCTACCATATTGTTCAGCACTTTCATTTCTAACACCGCAGCCGCTAATCTTCTGCTACCCATCGGAATATCTTTTGCCCTGCAAAATACCGAGATTGGTATGCCCGGGCCGGTACAACTGGCAGTGAGCATTGCGCTGTCTGCTTCTCTGGCAATGGCTTTGCCCATCAGTACGCCACCCAATACCATTGCCTACAGCAAAGGTGATCTGGTGACCGGCGACTTCACAAAATCCGGAATTATCATCGGAGGTTTAGCGGCCATGCTGATCATTGCCCTGGGCAACACCATCATCAGCTTCTGGACGACGTATTGA
- a CDS encoding calcium/sodium antiporter, whose protein sequence is MLTYILFVVGFVLLIKGADWLVDGASSIAKKYRVSDIVIGLTIVSFGTSMPELIVNILASLNGSAELAVGNVFGSNIANILLILGVAALIYPLPLQRGTVMSEIPFSLMAALLVGFLANAALFDKPLGLSISRADGAILLFFFVLFMLYVFKVSREGGEETVESYEEKPMLKAGGLILLGIVALFLGGKWTVDGAIHIATQLGMSESFIGLTVVAIGTSLPELVTSAVAAKRRNTDIAVGNAVGSNIFNILWILGISALIHPLPFNVLSNFDILMIIFASTLLILSVSLEKKKAVGRFSGVLFLLCYIAYIVFLLQRG, encoded by the coding sequence ATGCTCACTTACATACTCTTCGTTGTTGGTTTTGTGTTGTTGATCAAAGGTGCCGACTGGCTGGTGGATGGGGCCTCTTCTATCGCGAAAAAATACCGGGTTTCTGATATTGTGATTGGTTTAACCATTGTCTCTTTTGGTACTTCAATGCCGGAACTGATCGTGAACATACTGGCCAGTCTGAATGGAAGCGCGGAACTGGCGGTGGGGAATGTCTTTGGAAGTAATATTGCCAATATCCTCCTTATTCTCGGAGTGGCTGCTCTGATTTACCCTCTTCCTTTGCAGAGAGGTACGGTGATGTCAGAGATTCCCTTCTCATTAATGGCGGCCTTACTGGTGGGTTTTCTGGCCAATGCCGCGCTCTTTGACAAACCGCTGGGACTGAGTATTAGTCGTGCCGATGGAGCTATTTTGTTGTTTTTCTTCGTCCTGTTCATGCTGTATGTATTTAAGGTCTCCCGTGAGGGAGGGGAAGAAACTGTGGAAAGTTATGAAGAGAAACCTATGCTTAAAGCTGGGGGCTTGATATTACTCGGAATAGTCGCTCTGTTTCTGGGCGGAAAGTGGACTGTAGACGGAGCTATCCATATCGCTACCCAACTGGGTATGAGCGAAAGCTTCATTGGACTGACAGTCGTGGCAATCGGTACCTCCCTGCCCGAACTGGTCACTTCAGCGGTAGCGGCCAAAAGGCGAAATACCGACATCGCGGTGGGTAATGCCGTAGGTTCCAACATCTTCAATATTCTCTGGATACTGGGTATTAGTGCCCTGATCCACCCCTTGCCTTTCAATGTGCTCAGCAACTTTGACATCCTGATGATCATCTTTGCCAGTACTTTGCTGATACTATCGGTGAGCCTGGAAAAGAAGAAAGCGGTAGGACGATTCAGTGGCGTTTTGTTTCTGCTGTGCTACATCGCCTACATCGTCTTCTTGCTGCAGAGAGGGTAA
- a CDS encoding sodium:calcium antiporter: protein MDSLLFYIVAAVGGTAVVWWGGDMLESSSEKLALYYRLPKIFRGAILAAVGSSFPELSSSVISTLIHGEFDLGVSAIVGSAIFNILVIPAISGLAAGKLKANHTLVYKDAQFYITSVAVLLLAFSFAVIYNPVEGETLSGEVNRAIALVPFLLYGLYIFLQFQDVKDERADQDEPRPKDISPQKSWLRLVLSLVLIVGGVEGLVRAALGFGEYFDTPSFLWGLTIIAAGTSIPDAYVSVKVARRGEGVVSLANVLGSNIFDLLVAVPVGILIAGTAPIDFKAAAPMMGFLTLATIVLFTMMRTKLSLNKAECWSLLVLYIVFVGWMVLETIGITSIVR, encoded by the coding sequence TTGGATTCTTTACTTTTTTACATTGTAGCAGCAGTAGGAGGTACAGCGGTAGTTTGGTGGGGAGGCGACATGCTGGAATCTTCTTCTGAGAAATTAGCCCTCTATTATCGTCTGCCCAAAATTTTTCGCGGGGCTATACTGGCCGCCGTAGGTTCCAGCTTTCCTGAGCTTTCCAGTTCAGTCATTTCTACCCTCATCCACGGGGAGTTTGACCTGGGGGTATCCGCCATTGTAGGCTCGGCGATTTTTAATATTCTGGTCATTCCTGCTATCTCAGGTTTGGCAGCAGGTAAGCTAAAAGCCAATCATACATTAGTATATAAGGATGCTCAGTTTTACATTACCTCGGTAGCAGTGTTGTTACTTGCTTTTTCTTTTGCGGTGATTTATAATCCGGTAGAAGGCGAAACCCTCAGCGGAGAGGTGAATCGTGCTATTGCGCTGGTGCCTTTTCTACTCTATGGGCTGTATATCTTCTTGCAGTTTCAGGATGTAAAAGACGAACGGGCTGATCAAGATGAGCCCCGCCCCAAGGATATCTCTCCGCAAAAAAGCTGGCTCAGACTTGTGCTAAGCTTAGTGTTGATCGTAGGCGGAGTAGAAGGTTTGGTTAGAGCTGCCCTCGGTTTTGGTGAGTACTTTGATACGCCCAGTTTCCTCTGGGGCCTGACCATCATCGCCGCCGGTACTAGCATTCCCGACGCTTACGTAAGTGTTAAGGTAGCCCGAAGAGGGGAAGGTGTAGTGAGTCTTGCCAATGTGCTGGGCAGTAATATTTTTGACCTGCTGGTAGCGGTACCTGTAGGCATACTGATTGCCGGTACGGCACCCATAGATTTTAAGGCCGCCGCGCCTATGATGGGCTTTCTCACGCTGGCTACCATTGTGCTGTTTACCATGATGCGGACCAAGCTCTCCCTCAACAAAGCCGAATGCTGGAGTTTGTTAGTGCTTTATATTGTGTTTGTAGGGTGGATGGTGCTTGAAACCATAGGCATCACCTCTATCGTCCGCTAA
- a CDS encoding amidohydrolase, with protein MYKKILLFILLTAFFAVDIAFAQDLKTQVDQMADQIDEKVIAWRRDIHAHPELSNREFRTAEMVAEHLKSLGIEVQTKVAHTGVVGVLRGGKPGPVVALRADMDALPVTERVDIPFASKVTAEYNGEEVGVMHACGHDTHVAILMGVAETLSSMQDDLQGTVKFIFQPAEEGAPDGEEGGADLMIKEGALKNPDVDVIFGLHINSQTKVNQIGYRPEGTMAGVDGLEIKVKGAQTHGAYPWSGVDPIVTASQIVMGLQTIVSRNLELIKAPAVVTIGKIEGGVRSNIIPEEVTMIGTIRSLDPEMQDKIHARIREVAINIGESAGAEVEVNISRGYPVTYNDPELTAWAVETLNETAGQDNVFLRYPVTGAEDFSYFAEEVPGFFFFLGGMSADKEAEEVAPHHTPDFFIDDSGLKLGVRTLSNLTIAYMQEHKASMGK; from the coding sequence ATGTATAAAAAAATACTGCTGTTCATCCTATTGACAGCTTTTTTTGCTGTTGATATAGCTTTTGCCCAGGACCTGAAAACACAGGTAGATCAAATGGCTGATCAGATTGATGAGAAAGTGATCGCCTGGCGCCGCGATATCCATGCGCATCCTGAGCTATCCAACCGGGAGTTTCGTACCGCAGAAATGGTGGCGGAGCACCTGAAATCTTTGGGAATAGAGGTGCAGACCAAAGTGGCCCATACCGGAGTGGTAGGTGTCCTCAGGGGAGGCAAGCCCGGCCCGGTAGTAGCGCTAAGAGCTGATATGGATGCCCTGCCGGTTACTGAGCGGGTAGATATTCCTTTTGCCTCTAAAGTGACTGCCGAGTACAATGGCGAAGAGGTAGGCGTGATGCATGCCTGCGGCCATGATACCCACGTTGCCATTTTGATGGGGGTAGCTGAGACGCTGAGCAGCATGCAGGATGATTTACAGGGAACCGTTAAGTTTATTTTTCAGCCCGCCGAAGAAGGAGCGCCGGATGGCGAAGAAGGTGGTGCCGACCTGATGATCAAAGAAGGCGCTTTAAAAAACCCGGATGTGGATGTGATATTTGGCTTGCACATCAATTCCCAAACCAAAGTTAATCAGATAGGCTATCGTCCCGAAGGTACTATGGCGGGCGTAGATGGGCTGGAAATCAAGGTAAAAGGGGCTCAGACACACGGCGCTTATCCCTGGTCTGGCGTAGACCCTATCGTTACGGCTTCACAGATTGTGATGGGGCTACAGACTATAGTGAGCCGTAACCTTGAGTTAATCAAAGCTCCTGCGGTAGTTACGATAGGCAAAATTGAGGGAGGAGTACGCAGCAACATCATCCCTGAAGAGGTGACTATGATCGGAACCATCCGTTCTCTGGACCCTGAGATGCAGGATAAAATTCATGCGCGTATTCGGGAGGTTGCTATCAATATTGGGGAAAGTGCCGGAGCGGAAGTAGAAGTGAATATCTCCCGTGGCTATCCGGTTACCTACAACGATCCTGAGCTTACGGCCTGGGCAGTAGAGACGCTAAATGAAACTGCCGGGCAGGATAATGTCTTTCTACGTTACCCGGTAACGGGAGCTGAAGATTTTTCCTACTTCGCGGAGGAAGTACCTGGCTTCTTCTTCTTTCTGGGAGGTATGTCTGCTGATAAGGAAGCAGAGGAAGTTGCACCTCACCATACCCCTGATTTCTTTATTGATGACAGCGGACTGAAACTGGGTGTAAGAACCCTAAGCAACCTTACCATTGCGTACATGCAGGAGCATAAAGCCAGCATGGGTAAGTAA
- a CDS encoding type II toxin-antitoxin system PemK/MazF family toxin produces the protein MARFIKGDVIVLPFPFSDLSASKRRPALVLADLMGSDIILCQITSQHTKDAYAISLTDSDMINGSLKKASNIRPNRIFTADKNIILYKIGSIASAKSQEVRNKIIEILDQ, from the coding sequence ATGGCAAGATTTATAAAAGGTGATGTAATCGTATTACCATTCCCTTTTTCAGACCTATCAGCCAGCAAGAGACGGCCAGCACTCGTATTGGCTGATCTAATGGGAAGTGATATTATTTTATGTCAAATCACCAGTCAGCACACAAAAGATGCTTATGCTATCAGTTTAACGGATAGTGATATGATCAATGGCAGTCTAAAAAAGGCCAGCAACATCCGCCCAAACAGAATATTTACAGCTGATAAAAATATTATTCTTTACAAGATAGGGAGTATTGCATCAGCAAAATCCCAGGAGGTTAGAAATAAGATCATAGAAATATTAGATCAATAA
- the pckA gene encoding phosphoenolpyruvate carboxykinase (ATP): MKRTNLSSVLKSLEDMRIYHTKGVFWNLHPAELVEEAVKRGEGVLADNGALMCDTGKFTGRSPKDRFIVKDELTENKVWWGDVNVPFAPEKFDQLYDKMVKFLDGRKIYVRDAAAGADPKYRMKVRVIDTQAWHNLFCYNMFLRLDEGEAAEFHPDFTILAIPEFKADPEVDGTRNENFAIINFKRRMILVGGTGYTGETKKGVFSVLNFLLPDQENVLSMHCSANMGKEGDTAIFFGLSGTGKTTLSADPNRYLIGDDEHGWTEDSVFNFEGGCYAKVIDLTKETEPEIWNAIKFGAILENTRFLPGTRTVDYASKEVTENTRVSYPIYHIENAKSPSIGGRPDNIFFLTADAYGVLPPVSKLTVGQAMYHFISGYTAKVAGTEAGINEPKATFSACFGSPFMPLHPTKYAEILGKKMEQQQVNVWLINTGWSGGPYGVGKRIKLKYTRAMITAALEGKLSNVEYEEHPVFGVNMPTSCPEVPAGILNPRNTWSDKDAYDTKAKHLAAQFADNFEKFAENASEDIKAGGPQLQVT; encoded by the coding sequence ATGAAAAGAACTAATCTTTCATCTGTGCTCAAAAGCCTGGAAGATATGAGGATTTACCATACCAAAGGCGTATTCTGGAATCTTCATCCTGCCGAGTTGGTAGAAGAAGCTGTAAAACGGGGAGAAGGCGTACTGGCCGATAATGGCGCCCTGATGTGTGATACCGGAAAATTTACCGGTCGCTCACCTAAAGACCGATTTATTGTAAAAGATGAGCTGACTGAAAATAAAGTATGGTGGGGTGATGTGAATGTTCCTTTTGCCCCTGAAAAGTTTGATCAGCTATACGATAAGATGGTGAAGTTTCTGGATGGAAGGAAGATCTATGTGCGCGATGCCGCCGCCGGAGCCGACCCTAAGTATCGTATGAAGGTAAGGGTGATAGACACTCAGGCTTGGCATAATCTGTTTTGCTACAATATGTTTTTGAGGTTGGATGAAGGTGAAGCGGCTGAGTTTCATCCCGATTTTACCATACTGGCGATACCTGAATTTAAGGCCGATCCTGAAGTAGATGGTACTCGCAACGAGAACTTTGCCATCATCAATTTTAAACGCAGGATGATCCTGGTCGGGGGCACCGGCTATACCGGCGAAACCAAGAAAGGCGTATTCAGTGTGCTTAATTTCCTCTTGCCCGACCAGGAAAACGTATTATCTATGCACTGCAGTGCTAATATGGGTAAAGAAGGAGATACCGCTATCTTTTTTGGGTTGTCTGGTACCGGTAAAACCACTCTCTCCGCTGATCCCAACCGCTACCTGATTGGTGATGATGAGCACGGATGGACAGAAGACAGTGTCTTTAATTTTGAGGGAGGCTGCTATGCCAAAGTGATTGACCTGACTAAGGAGACAGAGCCTGAAATCTGGAATGCGATAAAGTTTGGGGCTATCCTGGAGAACACCCGTTTTCTTCCCGGCACGCGTACGGTGGATTATGCGAGCAAAGAGGTAACTGAAAATACAAGGGTTTCTTATCCTATTTACCATATAGAAAATGCCAAATCTCCTTCTATCGGAGGAAGGCCGGACAATATCTTCTTTCTTACCGCCGATGCTTATGGCGTACTACCACCGGTATCCAAGCTAACCGTAGGCCAGGCGATGTACCACTTTATTTCCGGCTATACTGCTAAAGTTGCCGGCACAGAAGCGGGAATCAATGAGCCTAAGGCTACTTTCTCAGCTTGTTTTGGCTCGCCCTTTATGCCCCTGCACCCCACCAAGTATGCAGAAATATTAGGCAAAAAAATGGAGCAGCAGCAGGTGAATGTATGGCTGATCAATACCGGTTGGTCTGGTGGGCCTTATGGCGTGGGCAAGCGCATCAAGCTTAAATATACCAGGGCGATGATTACTGCTGCTCTGGAAGGTAAACTGAGTAATGTCGAGTATGAAGAACACCCTGTATTTGGTGTAAATATGCCAACTTCTTGCCCTGAGGTGCCTGCTGGGATATTGAATCCCCGCAATACATGGAGTGATAAGGATGCCTACGATACGAAAGCCAAGCATCTGGCAGCACAGTTTGCCGATAACTTTGAGAAGTTTGCTGAAAATGCCAGTGAAGATATTAAGGCAGGGGGCCCGCAGCTACAAGTGACATGA